One Gemmatimonadota bacterium DNA window includes the following coding sequences:
- a CDS encoding peptide ABC transporter substrate-binding protein: MRPAALLTTVLGLAVLGLAIYTGIPDAQVRNAVGRIMPADAAPLERQVFRFLNDEPTNLDIGVAIYEVGGIVFLFERLTMLDHNNRVIPGAASSWTANEDQTKWTFHMRPSARWSDGRPVTAHDFEYSYRRMLDPASGSGYAFFYYNIKGARAFNTGQTDDPDAVGVYAVDDMTLVIETDGPCPYLPMIAAFFTSIPVPRWQVERFGPRWASDENVVSNSSYKVENWRIGERLTMTLDPYYNGPIKGYLSEIHSMFRSRISTGLLSYENDELDLVQIDVRDLSRIEGDPVLNGQLHKYMDFNALYLFFRTREGVFSDHRVRKAISHAIDRDALCNIVLRGTALPAYTMLPPGFPGYSGDELKDVQRYDPDLARSILAEAGYPGGRGFPSVDIWLRNDPNRIMAAEAISGMLSNNLGLRVGVRNMEPRVYSEAMAQYRIDLSLIPFQYDFPDPHNLLGMVWHSQPVGAGRHDWMNAEFDRLVDDAARETNEERRFEMYNEAERILVEDVGGVFLYHDYFLQLRKPWLAGWKKDSTGQEPFFIDNSTITDLYIRR; this comes from the coding sequence ATGAGACCTGCAGCTTTATTGACCACAGTGCTGGGCCTTGCTGTGCTCGGACTTGCGATATACACCGGAATCCCGGACGCCCAGGTGCGCAACGCCGTCGGCCGAATCATGCCCGCGGACGCGGCGCCGCTCGAGCGGCAAGTCTTCCGCTTTCTGAACGACGAGCCGACCAACCTGGACATCGGCGTGGCCATCTACGAGGTGGGGGGCATCGTCTTCCTCTTCGAGCGCCTCACCATGCTGGATCACAACAACCGCGTGATCCCGGGCGCGGCCTCGAGTTGGACGGCTAACGAGGACCAGACGAAGTGGACCTTCCACATGCGGCCCAGCGCCCGGTGGAGCGACGGCCGGCCGGTCACCGCCCACGACTTCGAATACAGTTACAGGCGCATGCTGGATCCCGCGTCGGGCAGCGGCTACGCCTTCTTCTACTACAACATCAAGGGCGCGCGGGCGTTCAATACCGGGCAGACCGACGATCCGGACGCGGTCGGCGTGTACGCGGTGGACGATATGACCCTCGTGATCGAAACCGACGGGCCCTGTCCGTACCTGCCCATGATCGCCGCATTCTTCACGTCGATCCCGGTCCCCCGCTGGCAGGTCGAGCGGTTCGGCCCCCGCTGGGCGTCGGACGAGAATGTCGTCAGCAATTCGTCCTACAAAGTGGAGAACTGGCGCATCGGCGAGCGCCTTACGATGACTCTCGATCCCTACTATAACGGCCCGATCAAGGGCTATTTGTCCGAGATCCATTCCATGTTCAGGAGCCGGATAAGCACCGGACTGCTTTCCTACGAGAACGACGAGCTGGACCTGGTGCAGATCGACGTGCGCGACCTCAGCCGGATCGAGGGGGACCCGGTGCTGAACGGGCAGTTGCACAAGTACATGGACTTCAACGCGCTCTACTTATTCTTCCGAACGCGCGAAGGCGTATTCAGCGACCACCGGGTGCGAAAGGCCATCAGCCACGCCATCGATCGTGACGCCCTGTGCAACATCGTGCTCCGGGGTACAGCCCTGCCCGCGTACACCATGCTGCCGCCGGGCTTTCCGGGTTACTCGGGCGACGAACTTAAAGACGTCCAGCGGTACGATCCCGATCTGGCGCGCAGTATCCTGGCCGAGGCCGGATATCCGGGCGGCCGGGGCTTTCCTTCCGTGGACATCTGGCTTCGCAACGATCCCAACCGCATCATGGCGGCCGAAGCGATATCGGGCATGCTGTCCAATAACCTGGGCCTCAGGGTGGGCGTGCGGAACATGGAGCCCCGGGTCTACAGCGAGGCCATGGCCCAGTACCGGATCGACCTCAGCCTGATCCCCTTCCAATACGATTTCCCCGATCCCCATAACCTACTCGGCATGGTCTGGCACTCCCAGCCCGTGGGCGCGGGACGCCACGACTGGATGAACGCGGAGTTCGACCGGCTGGTCGACGACGCGGCAAGGGAGACCAACGAGGAACGACGGTTCGAGATGTACAACGAGGCCGAACGGATCCTGGTCGAGGACGTGGGCGGCGTCTTCCTCTACCACGACTACTTCCTGCAGCTCCGCAAACCCTGGCTGGCGGGCTGGAAAAAGGACTCCACGGGCCAGGAACCCTTCTTCATCGACAATTCCACGATTACGGATCTGTATATACGGCGGTAA
- a CDS encoding aldo/keto reductase, translating into MEYGNIANVDKPVSRLVQGTIMLSFAEEEYSFDLLDQVYDAGINTFDSAHLYGGGECERVLGRWIEDRGLRQEIVILTKCCHMNADRARVTPYDISSDLHDSLARLNTDYVDLYLLHRDDVRVPVAPIMDTLNQYISAGNLGVIGGSNWTHDRIERANLYAATSGQQPFTVSSPNFSLAEQAEPPWRGCISISGKDGADARSWYLENQMPLFTWSSIASGFFSGRVNRDNYETLAEQGLFDESSVRAYCTDDNFDRLDRVEELANEKGLSIPQVALAYVLSQPLNIYTLVGARNGDEIRANLQALQTKLTAEEMAWLNLERAARS; encoded by the coding sequence ATGGAGTACGGCAACATTGCGAATGTCGACAAGCCCGTATCGCGTCTGGTACAGGGCACCATCATGCTGAGTTTCGCCGAAGAGGAATACAGCTTCGACCTGCTGGACCAGGTGTACGACGCCGGGATAAATACCTTCGACAGCGCCCACCTGTACGGCGGCGGCGAATGCGAACGCGTGCTGGGCCGCTGGATCGAAGACCGGGGCCTGCGCCAGGAAATCGTCATTCTCACCAAGTGCTGCCACATGAATGCCGACCGGGCCCGCGTGACGCCCTATGATATCTCTTCGGACCTCCACGACTCCCTGGCCCGCCTGAATACGGACTACGTGGATCTCTACCTCCTGCATCGCGACGACGTAAGGGTTCCCGTCGCCCCCATCATGGATACGCTCAATCAGTACATCAGCGCGGGCAACCTGGGCGTGATCGGTGGATCCAACTGGACCCATGACCGCATCGAAAGGGCGAACCTGTACGCCGCCACCAGCGGACAACAGCCCTTCACCGTGAGCAGTCCGAATTTCAGCCTGGCCGAACAGGCCGAACCGCCCTGGAGAGGATGTATCAGCATCAGCGGGAAGGACGGAGCCGACGCGCGGTCGTGGTACCTGGAAAACCAGATGCCGCTGTTTACCTGGTCCAGCATCGCCAGCGGGTTCTTCTCCGGTCGGGTGAATCGCGACAATTACGAAACGCTGGCCGAGCAGGGCCTCTTCGACGAAAGTTCCGTTCGGGCTTACTGCACGGACGATAACTTCGACCGGCTGGACCGGGTCGAAGAACTGGCGAACGAAAAGGGCCTGTCCATACCCCAAGTCGCCCTGGCTTACGTACTCAGCCAGCCGCTCAACATCTACACCCTGGTCGGCGCCCGAAACGGCGATGAGATCAGGGCCAACCTGCAGGCGCTTCAAACGAAGCTGACGGCCGAAGAAATGGCGTGGCTGAACCTGGAACGGGCGGCGCGATCCTGA
- a CDS encoding Gfo/Idh/MocA family oxidoreductase: protein MSETIRWGILGTGKIAHKFAEALAVVADAELSAVGSRAQGTADAFGDEFDVPRRHPSYASLAEDPEIDVIYVSTPHPMHCRDTLLCLNADKPVLCEKPFALNASEAEAMIRCARQRGLFLMEAMWTRFLPAIVQVRQWLTDGTVGEVRNMMADFGFRAEFNPEGRLLNPELGGGALLDIGVYIVSMASMVYGQQPDRVAALADIGATGVDEQTTMAFRYDSGAMAALTCAVRTSTPGAVSIHGTQGNIRIPSAFYDTYTATLNADGEEPVTVEPSRVENGFKYEIEEAGRCLREGLLETPALPLDETLAIMKTLDAVRTEIGLKYPME, encoded by the coding sequence ATGTCTGAAACCATACGATGGGGTATTCTTGGAACCGGGAAGATCGCTCACAAGTTCGCCGAAGCGCTCGCGGTGGTGGCGGATGCCGAGCTTTCGGCCGTCGGGTCCCGGGCACAGGGGACGGCAGACGCCTTCGGCGACGAGTTCGATGTGCCCCGGAGACACCCGTCCTACGCGTCCCTGGCGGAAGACCCGGAGATCGACGTGATCTACGTGTCTACCCCCCATCCCATGCACTGCCGGGATACGCTGCTCTGCCTGAACGCGGACAAGCCTGTGCTCTGCGAGAAACCTTTTGCCCTCAACGCATCGGAAGCGGAAGCCATGATCCGGTGCGCGCGGCAGCGGGGGCTTTTCCTCATGGAGGCCATGTGGACGCGGTTCCTGCCGGCCATCGTGCAGGTACGCCAATGGCTCACCGATGGTACCGTCGGCGAAGTGCGCAATATGATGGCCGACTTCGGATTCCGTGCGGAATTCAACCCGGAGGGCCGCCTGCTGAATCCCGAACTGGGCGGGGGCGCCCTCCTGGATATCGGTGTATACATTGTATCTATGGCTTCGATGGTCTACGGGCAACAGCCGGACCGGGTCGCGGCGCTGGCGGACATCGGCGCAACGGGGGTCGATGAGCAGACCACCATGGCCTTCCGTTACGACTCGGGCGCCATGGCCGCGCTGACCTGCGCCGTCCGGACCAGCACGCCCGGCGCCGTGTCCATCCACGGGACGCAGGGGAATATCCGCATTCCGTCTGCATTCTATGACACCTATACCGCAACGCTGAACGCGGACGGCGAGGAACCGGTAACGGTTGAGCCGTCGCGCGTGGAGAACGGATTCAAGTACGAGATCGAGGAAGCGGGACGTTGCCTCCGGGAAGGACTGCTCGAGACTCCGGCGCTCCCGCTGGACGAGACGCTGGCCATCATGAAGACGCTGGACGCCGTCCGGACCGAGATCGGGTTGAAGTACCCGATGGAATGA
- a CDS encoding aminopeptidase P family protein: protein MLFNATRARAYMRDRGLDGLIATSPVNITYFTDYFIWIDGLMKSYMVRPGASADLSQGYALFPLEGDPALAVTGAMLAVNGVDLWVKDLRISGDSGLDWSLPPRPLSDRMDRIYHLLQGTPDYTTTTKALVGALSDRGLATGTLGVETDGLTADRYRQLKEALPDARLLDCSNLIRLIRMVKTRDEIDRLTRAAEISETAAMTAMEQARPGDNVQEVVHRFRAELGARGADLDHFAFGVHGLGIATEPDFILGESDVEYVDWGCRYRSCYSDTGTTFAMRPLSVDMQARFDTLRASMDAGLAAIRPGVKSSTVQAAMQEVVDEAGFAMYPHGHGVGMEVRDYPVLSLDTGLRISDDCVDVPSDLPIEEDMVLNVEAPLSLAGVGSLHLEQSVVVTASGSRPLTEQRRDGPVFPLDASGQE, encoded by the coding sequence ATGCTCTTCAATGCCACGCGGGCCAGGGCATACATGCGGGATCGCGGACTCGACGGACTGATCGCGACTTCGCCCGTGAATATCACCTATTTCACGGACTACTTCATCTGGATCGACGGGCTCATGAAGTCGTACATGGTCCGGCCCGGCGCATCGGCGGATCTGTCGCAGGGGTACGCCCTGTTTCCCCTCGAGGGCGATCCCGCGCTGGCGGTGACCGGCGCGATGCTGGCCGTCAACGGCGTAGACCTGTGGGTGAAGGACCTGCGGATCAGCGGCGATTCCGGGCTCGACTGGTCCCTACCGCCGAGGCCGTTGTCCGACCGGATGGACCGTATTTACCACCTCCTGCAGGGCACACCGGACTACACTACGACCACCAAGGCCCTCGTAGGAGCTCTGAGCGACCGGGGACTTGCCACGGGCACGCTGGGCGTGGAGACCGACGGCCTGACCGCCGACCGGTACCGGCAGCTGAAGGAAGCCCTTCCCGATGCCCGGCTGCTGGACTGCTCCAACCTCATCCGGCTGATTCGCATGGTCAAGACCCGGGACGAGATCGACCGGCTCACACGGGCGGCCGAGATCAGCGAAACGGCGGCCATGACGGCCATGGAGCAGGCGAGGCCGGGAGACAACGTGCAGGAAGTCGTCCACCGGTTCAGGGCGGAACTGGGTGCCCGGGGGGCGGATCTGGACCACTTCGCCTTCGGGGTCCACGGACTCGGCATCGCGACGGAGCCGGACTTCATCCTCGGCGAGTCCGACGTGGAATACGTGGATTGGGGATGCCGGTACCGGTCCTGCTATTCGGATACCGGGACCACCTTTGCCATGCGGCCGCTGTCGGTCGACATGCAGGCCCGGTTCGACACGCTCCGCGCGTCCATGGACGCCGGCCTGGCCGCGATTCGGCCCGGTGTTAAATCCTCGACGGTACAGGCGGCCATGCAGGAGGTCGTCGACGAAGCGGGTTTTGCCATGTACCCCCATGGCCACGGGGTCGGCATGGAAGTGCGGGACTATCCCGTCCTGTCGCTGGACACCGGCCTGAGGATCTCGGACGACTGCGTAGACGTCCCTTCCGATCTGCCCATCGAAGAAGACATGGTGCTCAACGTGGAAGCGCCGCTGAGCCTGGCCGGGGTCGGATCCCTGCACCTGGAACAGTCTGTCGTCGTGACGGCAAGCGGATCACGTCCTCTCACGGAGCAGCGGCGGGACGGACCGGTGTTTCCCCTGGACGCGTCGGGGCAGGAGTAG